The Chryseobacterium nakagawai genome has a segment encoding these proteins:
- a CDS encoding acyl-CoA thioesterase codes for MIFYHKFEVRWSDLDANKHLANSSYVQYCAQARMAFMTKEKMGVTQLSRWGIGPVILHERYSFFKEIYADQIVMVSVEIDGCSDDSAIYRFVHKFYTPDGAHCATAEATGVWIDMMLRKMTTPPDDVVEAMNKYKTPETVVLSKEDFKKFPFHPHNVDPAEFTK; via the coding sequence ATGATTTTCTACCATAAATTTGAAGTGCGTTGGAGCGACCTTGATGCCAACAAGCACTTAGCCAATTCATCATATGTACAATATTGTGCGCAAGCCAGGATGGCTTTTATGACCAAAGAGAAAATGGGGGTTACCCAATTAAGCAGATGGGGAATCGGTCCTGTTATCCTGCACGAAAGATATTCTTTCTTCAAGGAGATCTATGCTGATCAGATAGTTATGGTAAGCGTAGAAATAGATGGATGTTCAGATGATTCTGCTATCTATCGTTTCGTTCATAAATTCTACACTCCGGATGGGGCACACTGTGCTACTGCCGAAGCTACGGGAGTTTGGATCGATATGATGTTAAGAAAAATGACAACACCACCAGATGATGTGGTGGAAGCAATGAATAAATACAAAACGCCGGAAACTGTGGTGCTATCAAAAGAAGACTTTAAAAAGTTTCCTTTTCATCCACACAATGTTGATCCGGCAGAATTTACAAAGTAA
- a CDS encoding BaiN/RdsA family NAD(P)/FAD-dependent oxidoreductase, with product MKQIIIIGGGAAGFFCASNLDEKKYKITILEQNSDVLQKVKISGGGRCNVTHACFDPRELVQFYPRGNKELLSVFTKFQPGDTMEWFDQRNVPLKIENDNRTFPESNSSQTIINTFLNEVQKKNGVVQTKCTVKEIEKQDEKYLVKTNSGDFEADYIVYTTGSSPKSLKIVENLGHKIVDLVPSLFTFNIKDELLKDLPGTSFENAGISIPKLKTDESGPLLITHWGLSGPAVLKISAWEAISLAKLKYNFEIEVNFASIDITDAEEMFHNFKQSNPKKTIGQSKIFDITNRFWQKILDISKVDLNKQVANISGKEMQKILENLCKKKFQVTGKSTFKDEFVTAGGVDLKEINFKNMSSKLLPNFYIAGEVLNIDAVTGGFNFQACWSEGWLIAQDLNSL from the coding sequence ATGAAACAGATCATTATTATCGGAGGTGGTGCTGCAGGCTTTTTCTGCGCATCCAACCTTGACGAAAAGAAATATAAAATTACGATTTTAGAACAGAACTCAGATGTCCTTCAGAAAGTTAAAATTTCCGGAGGTGGACGCTGTAATGTTACCCACGCCTGCTTTGATCCAAGAGAACTGGTACAGTTCTATCCTCGTGGAAACAAGGAATTATTGAGCGTTTTCACCAAATTTCAACCGGGAGACACCATGGAATGGTTCGATCAGCGTAATGTTCCGTTGAAAATAGAAAATGACAACAGAACCTTCCCTGAAAGCAACTCTTCACAAACCATCATCAATACTTTTCTGAATGAAGTTCAGAAGAAAAATGGAGTTGTACAAACAAAATGTACGGTAAAAGAGATTGAGAAGCAGGATGAAAAATATCTTGTAAAAACCAATTCAGGAGATTTTGAGGCAGATTATATCGTATATACTACCGGAAGTTCACCCAAATCTTTAAAAATTGTAGAAAATCTGGGCCATAAAATCGTAGACCTTGTCCCTTCTCTTTTTACTTTTAATATTAAGGATGAACTTTTAAAAGATCTTCCGGGAACAAGCTTTGAAAACGCAGGAATTTCTATTCCTAAACTGAAAACCGATGAAAGCGGACCTCTATTGATTACCCATTGGGGACTTTCAGGACCTGCTGTTCTGAAGATTTCGGCCTGGGAAGCTATAAGTCTCGCAAAACTTAAGTACAATTTTGAAATTGAAGTAAATTTCGCTTCGATAGATATAACTGATGCTGAGGAAATGTTCCATAACTTTAAACAGAGCAATCCTAAAAAAACCATCGGACAATCGAAGATTTTTGATATTACGAACAGATTCTGGCAGAAAATTCTGGATATTTCAAAGGTAGACCTCAATAAACAGGTAGCTAATATTTCCGGAAAGGAAATGCAAAAAATCCTTGAAAATCTATGTAAGAAAAAGTTTCAGGTAACCGGGAAATCAACATTTAAAGACGAATTTGTAACGGCAGGAGGTGTTGATTTAAAGGAGATTAACTTTAAAAACATGTCTTCAAAACTTCTTCCTAATTTTTATATTGCCGGAGAGGTATTGAATATAGATGCCGTAACCGGAGGATTCAATTTCCAGGCATGCTGGAGTGAAGGCTGGTTGATTGCACAGGATTTAAATTCCCTATAA